A portion of the Nitrospira defluvii genome contains these proteins:
- a CDS encoding DegQ family serine endoprotease — MKRPAQSMSLFAGVAGLGAALIWSYTPLTSSHASNPSPSTDPRPVAVAGALPAAGFTDVAKTVTPAVVNITTSGAEEVSDGGRHRGRPDDFFGAPFGPRRFGPPMEPKERRGGGQGSGVIVSPDGYVLTNNHVIAGAKTVTVILPDKREFKGRIVGTDPKSDVAVVKIDAAQLPTIPWGDSSRLQVGEYVLAVGNPFGLNSTVTLGIVSALGRGHMGITQYEDFIQTDAAINPGNSGGALVNTRGELVGINTAIFSQTGGYQGVGFAVPTGMSKPIYESLVKTGKVVRGYLGIGIQDLNQDLAKSFGVTGSNGAVVTDVKEEGPADKAGMRQGDVILSFQGTPIEDAVTLQRAVTRSAVGSNATVKVMRDGQEKELVVTIAELPDNPQVAKAEPGPSDQPLAGLAVQELDRDTAQELGLKGKVHGVVVTAVDPDSDAERAGLMPGDVIREINRKAVTSLKEFDQAASRLKKGQTVLVLINRRGASLYLSAKV, encoded by the coding sequence ATGAAACGACCCGCGCAGTCCATGAGTCTGTTCGCCGGCGTCGCCGGTTTGGGTGCGGCTTTGATCTGGAGTTATACCCCTCTCACGTCATCTCACGCCTCGAATCCGTCGCCGAGCACCGACCCACGTCCGGTCGCAGTCGCCGGTGCGCTTCCCGCAGCCGGGTTCACCGATGTGGCGAAAACCGTCACCCCCGCAGTCGTCAACATCACGACAAGCGGCGCCGAGGAAGTGTCCGACGGGGGCCGTCACCGCGGACGCCCGGATGACTTCTTCGGAGCGCCGTTCGGTCCTCGGCGGTTCGGACCACCGATGGAACCGAAAGAGCGGCGCGGTGGCGGGCAGGGCTCAGGAGTCATCGTGTCCCCTGATGGCTATGTGCTCACCAACAACCATGTGATCGCAGGGGCCAAAACCGTGACCGTGATCCTTCCGGACAAACGTGAGTTCAAAGGACGGATCGTCGGCACTGATCCCAAGAGTGATGTGGCAGTGGTGAAAATTGACGCGGCGCAACTGCCGACCATTCCTTGGGGTGATTCCAGTCGGCTACAAGTGGGTGAGTATGTCCTGGCGGTGGGAAATCCGTTCGGCCTAAATTCTACCGTCACCCTGGGGATCGTGAGTGCTTTGGGCCGCGGACACATGGGCATCACGCAGTATGAAGATTTTATCCAGACCGATGCCGCCATCAATCCCGGGAACAGCGGCGGCGCGCTTGTGAATACCAGAGGTGAACTCGTCGGCATCAATACGGCCATCTTCTCCCAAACCGGAGGGTATCAGGGCGTGGGGTTCGCCGTGCCCACGGGCATGAGCAAGCCCATCTATGAAAGCCTCGTGAAGACCGGCAAAGTGGTACGCGGGTACCTCGGCATTGGCATCCAAGACCTGAACCAGGATCTCGCCAAGTCCTTCGGGGTCACAGGCAGTAACGGAGCTGTGGTGACCGATGTGAAAGAAGAGGGACCGGCGGACAAAGCCGGCATGAGGCAGGGTGATGTGATCCTCTCATTTCAAGGCACCCCGATCGAAGATGCCGTCACGCTTCAACGCGCAGTGACCCGGAGCGCAGTCGGCAGCAACGCCACCGTGAAGGTGATGCGGGATGGCCAAGAAAAGGAACTGGTCGTCACCATCGCCGAGTTGCCTGACAATCCGCAGGTGGCCAAGGCGGAGCCCGGGCCATCGGACCAGCCTCTGGCGGGACTGGCGGTGCAGGAACTCGATCGGGACACTGCGCAAGAACTCGGACTGAAGGGTAAGGTCCACGGAGTCGTGGTCACCGCGGTCGACCCGGACAGCGATGCGGAACGGGCGGGGTTGATGCCTGGCGACGTGATCCGCGAGATCAACCGCAAAGCGGTCACATCACTCAAGGAGTTCGATCAGGCGGCGTCACGTCTGAAGAAGGGCCAAACCGTGCTGGTCTTGATCAATAGACGGGGAGCATCTCTGTATCTCAGCGCCAAGGTGTAA
- the rimO gene encoding 30S ribosomal protein S12 methylthiotransferase RimO encodes MASSLITPSRTKRTKPTIGFVNLGCSKNQVDSEVMLGTLVAGGFQLTGDARAAEVVIINTCGFIEEAKQESINSIIEHGRLKKSGSCRVLIAAGCLAQRYQGELLKELPELDGVVGTGEFGRIAEICRSLLAPKARQQRVWLGQPPYLYDAETPRLRLGTPHSAYLKIAEGCNRNCAFCAIPIMRGKQRSRPIDSIVAEAKRLGQEGVKELNLISQDTINYGVDIGLKQGLTALLRELIKVDDVRWIRPFYLYPQQVTDELLDLYAEGPRITKYLDMPLQHISDGMLKRMHRLGDRTHVTKLVERIRTKIPGVFFRTAFIVGFPGETDAMFEELRQFVLDMEFDRVAVFLYSDEEGTSAVDLDHKVEQAVMEERRNELLALQESISESKNRQYLGRTIDVLVDGVSEESDRLLEARHEGLAPEIDGVVYCERGIAMPGDFISVTVTDVAGYDLIAQPASGMAARATSSASPTLLMPKKSGTGYR; translated from the coding sequence ATGGCTTCATCATTGATTACTCCATCACGCACAAAACGCACGAAACCCACCATCGGTTTCGTGAATCTGGGTTGTTCCAAGAATCAGGTCGATTCCGAGGTCATGCTCGGCACGCTGGTGGCGGGCGGATTTCAACTGACCGGCGACGCACGTGCCGCCGAGGTGGTCATCATCAATACCTGTGGATTTATTGAGGAAGCCAAGCAGGAGTCGATCAACAGCATCATCGAGCACGGACGCCTCAAAAAGTCCGGGTCCTGTCGCGTATTGATTGCCGCCGGGTGTCTGGCGCAGCGGTACCAGGGCGAACTCCTGAAGGAACTCCCTGAACTTGATGGTGTGGTCGGAACGGGCGAGTTCGGTCGCATCGCCGAGATTTGTCGCAGCCTGCTGGCTCCCAAAGCCCGCCAACAACGTGTCTGGCTCGGCCAGCCACCCTACTTGTACGATGCCGAGACGCCACGTCTCCGTCTTGGGACCCCCCACAGCGCCTATCTCAAGATTGCCGAAGGCTGTAACCGCAACTGTGCGTTCTGCGCCATCCCGATCATGAGGGGCAAGCAGCGAAGCCGCCCGATCGACTCGATCGTGGCGGAGGCGAAGCGGTTGGGGCAGGAAGGCGTGAAGGAACTCAACCTGATCTCTCAGGATACGATCAACTACGGCGTTGACATTGGGTTGAAGCAAGGACTCACGGCGCTCCTGCGCGAATTGATCAAAGTCGATGACGTACGGTGGATCAGACCCTTCTATTTGTACCCACAGCAAGTCACTGATGAGCTATTGGACCTCTATGCCGAAGGCCCGCGCATCACGAAGTATCTCGACATGCCGTTGCAGCATATCAGCGATGGCATGTTGAAGCGTATGCATCGGCTGGGCGATCGCACACATGTCACCAAGCTGGTTGAACGCATCCGCACGAAGATTCCCGGCGTGTTCTTTCGCACGGCGTTTATCGTCGGGTTTCCCGGCGAGACGGACGCCATGTTTGAGGAACTGCGGCAATTCGTCCTGGACATGGAGTTTGATCGTGTTGCGGTGTTTCTCTATTCAGACGAGGAAGGGACGTCGGCGGTTGATCTCGATCACAAAGTCGAGCAGGCCGTGATGGAAGAGCGCCGCAACGAATTGCTGGCGCTGCAGGAGTCGATTTCAGAGTCCAAGAACCGGCAGTATCTCGGCCGTACGATCGACGTCCTGGTGGATGGAGTGTCGGAAGAATCAGACCGGCTGCTTGAGGCCAGGCATGAGGGGTTGGCGCCCGAGATCGACGGGGTGGTCTATTGCGAACGTGGAATCGCAATGCCGGGTGACTTTATTTCGGTGACGGTGACGGATGTAGCTGGGTACGATCTCATCGCGCAACCTGCCTCCGGGATGGCGGCGCGGGCAACCTCCAGCGCATCCCCGACCCTCCTGATGCCGAAGAAGAGCGGGACGGGCTACCGGTAG
- a CDS encoding gamma carbonic anhydrase family protein, which translates to MIRTFQGIAPTVPPSCFIEDTAVIIGDVVMGEECSAWFHAVIRGDVNYIRIGHRTNVQDLCMLHVTHDTHPLIIGDDVTIGHHVVLHGCTIHNRVLVGMGAIVMDGAVIGEDSVVGAGALVTENTIVPPKSLILGSPAKVKRPVTEQELAWIRESAQNYIRYSRQYLSGPEKPPPGFWV; encoded by the coding sequence ATGATTCGAACCTTTCAGGGCATCGCGCCGACGGTTCCCCCCTCCTGCTTTATCGAAGACACCGCCGTCATCATCGGCGACGTCGTCATGGGCGAAGAATGCAGTGCCTGGTTTCACGCCGTCATTCGAGGCGATGTCAATTACATCCGCATCGGGCACCGGACGAATGTGCAGGACCTCTGCATGTTACACGTGACGCACGACACCCACCCCCTCATCATTGGCGACGACGTCACGATCGGCCATCACGTGGTGCTGCACGGCTGCACCATTCACAACCGGGTCCTGGTCGGCATGGGTGCCATCGTCATGGACGGGGCGGTGATCGGAGAAGATTCAGTCGTCGGCGCCGGAGCCTTGGTCACAGAGAATACCATCGTGCCTCCCAAGAGTCTGATCCTGGGATCACCCGCCAAGGTCAAACGGCCTGTCACGGAGCAGGAACTCGCCTGGATTCGAGAATCGGCGCAGAACTATATCCGCTATTCCCGCCAATACCTCTCGGGGCCGGAGAAGCCCCCCCCAGGATTTTGGGTCTAG
- the argB gene encoding acetylglutamate kinase yields MNKLIKKADVLIEALPYIRTFKGKTVVVKYGGHAMTDPSLKARFAQNVVLLKYVGLNPVVVHGGGPQIDQMLDRLGMEAKFKHGVRVTDAATMEIVEMVLAGRINMEIVDLLNRHGGQAVGLSGKDGGLMLTKPLTAKAWAESIEKDMDVDDSDADFGFVGDVKSIDPTLLLKLQEDHYIPVIAPIGTDREGNTYNINADLVAGAIAAALRAEKLVMLTDVKGIRDANGRHLSTVSRKDVQRMVKRGTISEGMLPKVHACLDALAGGVGKAHIIDGRVPHAILLEIFTHKGIGTEIVA; encoded by the coding sequence ATGAACAAACTGATTAAAAAGGCCGATGTGCTGATCGAGGCGCTGCCGTACATCCGTACCTTCAAGGGGAAGACCGTCGTCGTGAAGTACGGGGGTCATGCGATGACGGACCCTTCGCTCAAAGCGCGGTTTGCGCAAAACGTCGTCCTGCTCAAGTATGTCGGGCTGAATCCGGTCGTTGTGCATGGAGGTGGTCCGCAAATCGATCAGATGCTGGATCGGTTGGGCATGGAAGCCAAGTTCAAGCATGGAGTGCGGGTGACTGATGCCGCGACGATGGAAATTGTGGAGATGGTCTTGGCCGGTCGAATCAATATGGAAATTGTCGATCTGCTCAATCGGCACGGCGGGCAGGCGGTCGGACTGAGCGGCAAGGACGGGGGATTGATGTTGACCAAGCCGTTGACCGCAAAGGCTTGGGCAGAAAGCATCGAGAAGGACATGGATGTCGACGACAGCGACGCGGATTTCGGGTTTGTCGGAGATGTGAAGTCGATCGACCCCACCCTGCTCCTCAAACTACAGGAAGATCACTACATTCCCGTCATCGCCCCCATCGGGACGGATCGGGAGGGCAACACGTACAACATTAATGCCGATCTGGTCGCGGGCGCGATTGCGGCGGCGTTGCGGGCAGAAAAGTTGGTGATGCTGACCGATGTCAAAGGGATACGCGATGCCAATGGCCGCCATCTGTCGACGGTCTCCCGCAAGGACGTCCAGCGCATGGTCAAACGCGGGACCATCAGTGAGGGCATGTTGCCGAAGGTGCATGCCTGTTTGGATGCATTGGCCGGCGGCGTGGGGAAAGCGCATATCATCGACGGGCGGGTGCCGCACGCCATTTTGCTCGAAATCTTTACTCACAAAGGCATTGGAACCGAGATCGTTGCGTAG